In Aeromicrobium sp. A1-2, the DNA window GGCGGAATCTCCGGTTGGGCCGGCGTGCGTTCCACGCCAGCCTTGCTGGTCGCACTCGCGCTCGGATCGCTGCTCGAACGCCTGGTCGGCCAACGGGTGTCCTTCAAGCGCATTAAGGGCTTCTCGACCAGCTGATACAGCGCCTCGGACACCACGAGGCCGATGCCGAGAGTCAGAGCGAACAGCTCGATCCCGTGTCCGCGGAAGAGCCCGTAGCCGGTCCAGTCGGAGACGAGCTCGAGCACGATGAGATGGCAGCAGAACAAGCTGTACGAGATGTGACCGATGTGCCGCAGCGCGGGCAGCGCCATGATCTGGGCGTACGTCGAGCCCGGGTCCCCGAAGATGCTCGGCAGCACGACGAGCGTTGCGACGCCGGTATACAGCGCGGTGCGGACGACCGACTCATGCGGCGCCAACAGGAAGAGCCCTGCTGGACCGGCCAGGGGCGTGCTGGCGATCGCGTACAGCGCTATGGCTGCGGTCCAACACGTCGCCGGGCTGGAGGCGAACACCATGAGTGGCCGGGTCACCCGGGAGGCGCCCGTGCGCAGGTCGACCGCAACGACAGCCAGTGCCAGTCCGGCAGCGAACCAGATCAGGTACGACACGAGCCAGCGGTTGGCCCACCCGTCAAAATCCTTGAGGTGGCCCGTCGCAAGCCCGGCCCACATCAGCGAGACCAGGCCCAGGCCCGACAGCGCCAGCAGGATCCGGTCGGGCCGCCAGGTGCGTCGGCCCACGACGGACAGGAGGAACCACATGAGCGCGGGGAGCACGATATAGAACGAGGCCTCGGTCGTGAGGCTCCACATCTGGGTCAGGCCGTGCGGCAGATCCGGGGCCGTGTAGAGATCGATCAGCAGCAGGTTCGTGAGCCACCGGTGGAACGGTTCCCCGCGGTTCTCGCTCAACAGGAGGAAGGCCGCCACCACAACGATCCAATAGACCGGCAGGATGCGTAGGGCTCGCTTCCAGAAGTAGCGCCCGATCGAGTCGTGGGGCTGACCGGTCCGAACCGCCGCGACATAGGGGAAGCCGAGCAGGAAGCCGGACAGGACGAAGAAGATCGCGACCCCGACCTCCAGGCGTTGGGTCGCAGCGCCGAGTGTGCCGTTCCCGTAGTAGCCGGCCCAAAACGAGGTGTGCGTGCCGACGACGGCGATCGAGGCCACCGCGCGTAGCGTGTCGAGCCCGGGGAAGCGGGGGGTGAGGCGCTCGCTGGGCGTTGTCATCCGACCGGCACGATCTCGCCCACGGCGACCGTGTCGAGGCACACCGTCAGGTCAGGTGTTCGGGACGTGAACCTCATGGTCGCGAATTTCCCCTCGCCCTGCAGGTAGTAGGTATGGATACCACTTTGCACGCGGATCGTCCGGATGTCCTGCCCGGGGATCGTCAATGACAGTGACCCGTCCCCTGATGCGAGGTAGGAGATTGACGCCCACCAGAAGGGCGGGCCCCCGCTGACGTCGATCGTCGTCGCAGTGTCCCTCACCTGATAGCCGCACCCCTCGACCGGGCCGGGGCGTGACGTGGCCGCCGCTCGGATTCCGGCCTGTCGGTGCACACCCTGGTCATCGAGGATCCTGAGATCATTTCCATAGGTGGACGTCGTGAGGCTCGTCCCAAGCGGCCGCAGGAGCCGTGAGGGCAGGTTGTTCGGATAGCTGAGGCCGGACTGGACAAGCTCAGGCACCGGGACGTCGGCGATCACCGCCGGGTCGCGCTCGAGGCTGGATCGGGCGTTCTGCACAAACTCCCGGGCGGGATACGCGCCATGCCAGGGACGTATGAACTGTACGGTGCTGACGAGGCAGCCGGCTGCCGCAGCAGCCACGAGGACACGAGAGATCCGGATCATCCACGGGCGAGCTGGGCGGCTCGGCACGCGGGCCTGGAGCGTGCTGCCGACCATCGGAAGAACTGCGAGCCCCATGGCGAGGGCCGTGACCGGCAGTGAGTCGGCCAGGAATCGCATGAGCTCGCCGGCGTACGCACCCAGCTCGAGTCCACGCCCGAAGACCAGCCCGAGGTAGGCCACCGCGAGCTGCGAGAGCAGGACCACGGCGGCCGCGACCGTCGTGCGGGGTGATCGAAGCAGCGCCCAGGTGACCAGCCCGACGACAACGACCACGGCAGCGACGTGCAGTCCGACCGGCACGTCGGTGGCACCCATCGGGGGGTTGTCGGTAGTCCATCGCCATGGCCCGCCGACGAGACTGGTGACCCACGATGTGCCGAGCATCGTCCGCGCCACACCCACCGGATCCGGAGTGCCGCCGGAGGTGACCGGGGACGGTGTCCGAACGGCGTACACGACGAGGTAGCCGATCGAGAGCACAGCAGCCGGGAGCACCAGTCGCCAAGCGCGGGTGGACAGGTTCCACGGGCGGCGCCACAGGCTGCCGGGCACAAAGAAGAGCAAAAGAGTCATCCCGAGCACCAGCGCAATCTGCAGGCCGCGCGGATCCGCGGCGAGTCCGAGCGCGTAGCTCCCGGTGGCGGCAGCAGCGTTTCGCCAGCCAGGCTCTCGAAGATGCCGGACGGCGAACGTGACGGTGAGGAAGAACGCGATGTGCAGTGGCAGGACGTTGAGCGCCGCCGACCACCAGACGACGCCGTCAAGGTCCATGGTGGAGAAGAGGTAGAGCGCGAGCGGCAGGAGGATCGCCCACCGGCATCCGAACAGCGTGCGCAGCATCAGCAGGCAGCAGGCTGATGCGATGGCCTGGAGGACGACGACCGAGCCGCCAGCGACCAGCCAGTTGTACGCGCCGCTGTGCGCAACACCCCAGCTGATCAGGTTGCCCAGCGGCATCAAGTGGCTGTCGTGCGGGGTGAACAGATACGCCAGTCCAAGCCGGTGGTCCAGTGCGTCCTGCAGAAAGACGAAGTCATCGCTGTAGAACCACGCCGGGAGCACTGCCCAGGCCCGCCCGACGACCTGTAGGCCTATCAGCGTCCACGCCACCGTCAGGATCTCCTGCTGCCGCGAGAGTCCCGCGGGGAGGAGCCACCGCATCGACGGTGGCCGGCTGTCGGCTGTCACAACGTCCGATCATGGCACATCCGGGGGTCGTCTCGGCCCGGACGATTGCCTGGCGATATCGGTGTCAAACGGGACCAAATGAGCACAGATGTACTGCAGGGAGAGTGACCCTCTGCGGTGTTACGGTCAGGTGTTCACGAGGTGGAGGGAGCCCACTGTGGGAAAGAAATTGGGGACAGTCGCGCTGTTCCTGGGCGCATTTTTGCTGGCACTTGCCGCATTGTCCAAGTTTTACATGTACGACCAGCTGGCCGTCGTGCCATACAACACCGAGACGACCAACACGTCGTCGACGGCACCCGGCAACGACGCCGAGTACCTCGATGCCGCGGCCGGGCTCAAGATCACGACAGGACCGCTGAAGAACACCAAGGTGTTGAGCGGCAACGTCGAGCTCAGCAAGAAGGCCAGCAAGGATCTCGGCAAGGACGTCGCGGTGTGGGACTACATCAACTGCACGGCACCGGTCGACTTCAACTGTGGCAGTGGAGACACGCCGTTGAGTCTCAACGTTGATCGGGTCCCGTTCGACCGCAACACCGGCCAGACGGTCAGGTGGGACGGCAGCTACAGCGAGACGGGTGGCGAGAAGACCGAGCCCGCGAATTTCGAGGGGCTGTACTTCAAGTTCCCGTTCGACACCCAGAAGAAGACGTACAAGTTCTGGGACGACACGTTGCTCACGTCGACCGACGCCAAGTTCGTCGGCGAGGGCAAGGTCGAGGGACTCAAGGTGTACAAGTTCGAGCAGACCATCGCACCGATCAGCACCGGCACGATCGACGTGCCGGGCGATCTGGTCGGGTCGGACGAGTCAACCGTGACAGCCGATCAGATCTACTCGAGCACGTCCTACTACAGCGTCGAGCCGGTGACGGGTGTCATCATCGTCGGCCGGACGTCGCAGGACAGCTACCTCGAGGTCGACGGTGTCCGCAAGGTCACGACGACCAAGGCTGATCTGCAGTACTCGGACGCGACGATCAAGGACACCGCGGATGAGTACAAGTCCAAGGCAACGCTGCTGACGACGGTCAAGACGACCGTCCCGCTCGGCGGGGCGCTCATCGGCATCCTGCTGATCGCCGCGGGTCTGTGGACGCGGCGGGGTGGCGACACCTCGGGCAGCCGCAAGGCAGACAAGGACGAACTCATCGGCTCGCACTGATCTGTCACCCACGCACAGCGCGACGCCGCAGCCCTGCCGGGGTGCGGCGTCGCGCTGTTCTAAGGTGAGGGTCCTATGACCATCGCCTCCGCAGCCGATCTCTGCACCTTCGTCGACAGCTCGCCGACACCGTTCCACGCGTGCGCAACTGCCGCCGCCGAGCTCGACTCCGCCGGCTATCGCCGCATCCACGAGTCCGACGCCTGGCCGACCCGACCGGGACGACACTATGTCGTCCGAGGCGGATCGCTCGTGGCGTGGTCGACCGAGTCGAGCAGTGCAGCTACCGACCCGTTCCGTGTCGTCGGCGGACACACCGACAGCCCCAACCTGCGCCTGAAGCAGCACCACGACCTGGCAACGGAGGGTCTGGGCGTCGTCGCCCTCGAGCCGTACGGGGGAGCCTGGCTGCATTCCTGGCTCGATCGCGACCTGGGCATCGCTGGGCGCCTCGCGATGCGCGACGGCAGCGAGATCCTGGTCCACGTCGACGAGCCCGTGCTGCGGGTGCCGCAGCTCGCGATCCACCTGTCCGACCGCAAGCCGCTGGAGGTCGACCCGCAACGGCACCTCAACGGCATCTGGGCGACGAGCCCCGGCAGGTTCATGGAGCACGTCGCGCACCGAGCCGGAGTGGACGTCGCAGCGGTGCTCGGATTCGACCTGATGACGCACGACACGCAGCCGAGTGCCCTCACCGGCGCCCGCAACGAGCTCGTGTCAGCGCCTCGCCTCGACAACCAGGCCACCTGCTTCGCCGGTCTGCGTGCACTCCTCGCGGCCGAGTCGGTGCCGGGAATCCGTCCGGTGCTCGCGCTGTTCGATCACGAGGAGGTCGGCAGCACCTCGGAGCGCGGTGCTCAGTCCGACCTGCTCCTGACGGTGCTCGAGCGCATCGTGCTGGCCGCCGGCGGAACGCGCGATGACTACCACCGCGCGATCGCGGCATCGGTCTGCGCGTCCGGCGACATGGCGCACGCGACGCACCCCAACCATCCTGAGCGGCACGAGCCTCTGCACCACATCGCGATGGGCGGGGGACCGGTGCTCAAGGTCAACGTCAATCTGCGCTATGCCACCGACGCCGTCGGCGCGGCGCACTTCCAGCGGGCGTGCGACCAGGCAGGTGTCCCGTTGCAGCGCTACGAGCACCGTGCAGATCTGCCGTGCGGCTCGACGATCGGGCCGCTGAGCGCCGCTCGTACCGGCATGTTGACCGTCGACGTCGGCGCTCCGCAGCTCGCGATGCACTCCGCCCGTGAGGTCATGGCGGCGGCCGATGTCGCGCCCTACGCGCTCGCGCTGTCGGCGTTCCTCGCACCCGCCTAGCAGCCGCGCGACCCGGCTATCCCGCAAAGCGGGGTGTCCCGTACGATTGAGACTGCGCTGATGGCCTGTACGTACCTCGGACAGAGCAGGCCCGTGCTCGTGCTCGGTCGGGTGAATCTTCCCGGCACACGTCACGATCCAAGGGCCGTCAGGCGTGCCCGACAATTCCACCCATCCATCGGAGCAACTCCTATATGACAAGCAGCATCGCCCACGTGGCACCCCAGGTAGCGATCAATGACATCGGCTCTGAGGCAGACTTCCTCGCCGCCATTGACCTCACCATCAAGTACTTCAACGACGGCGACATCGTCGAAGGCATCATCGTCAAGGTTGATCGTGACGAGGTCCTCCTCGACATCGGTTACAAGACCGAAGGTGTCATCCCGTCCCGCGAGCTCTCCATCAAGCACGACGTCGACCCCAACGAGGTCGTTTCCGTCGGAGACAGCGTCGAAGCCCTCGTCCTCCAGAAGGAGGACAAGGAAGGTCGGCTCATCCTGTCCAAGAAGCGTGCGCAGTACGAGCGCGCGTGGGGCGACATCGAGAAGATCAAGGCCGAGGACGGAGTCGTCGAGGGCACCGTCATCGAGGTCGTCAAGGGCGGCCTGATCATGGACATCGGTCTGCGCGGCTTCCTGCCGGCGTCGCTGGTCGAGATGCGCCGTGTGCGCGACCTCGACCCGTACATCGGTCAGAAGATCGAGGCCAAGATCATCGAGCTCGACAAGAACCGCAACAACGTGGTCCTGTCGCGCCGTGCCTGGCTCGAGCAGACTCAGTCGGCCGTTCGCCAGAACTTCCTCACCGAGCTCCAGAAGGGGCAGGTCCGCAAGGGCGTCATCTCCTCGATCGTCAACTTCGGTGCGTTCGTGGACCTCGGCGGCGTCGACGGTCTCGTCCACGTGTCCGAGCTGTCGTGGAAGCACATCGACCACCCGAACGAGGTCGTTCAGGTCGGCGACGAGGTCACCGTCGAGGTGCTCGACGTCGACATGGACCGCGAGCGCGTCTCGCTGTCGCTCAAGGCCACGCAGGAAGATCCTTGGCAGCACTTCGCTCGCACCCACCAGATCGGCCAGATCGTGCCGGGCAAGGCGACCAAGCTGGTCCCCTTCGGTGCGTTCGTCCGCGTCGAGGAGGGCATCGAGGGCCTGGTGCACATCTCCGAGCTCGCCGAGCGTCACGTCGAGATCCCCGAGCAGGTCGTCCAGATCGGCGACTCGGTCATGGTCAAGATCATCGACATCGACCTCGAGCGTCGTCGGATCTCGCTGTCGCTCAAGCAGGCCAACGAGACCGAGGCCGCAGTCAGCGATGACTTCGACCCGACGCTCTACGGCATGACGTCGTCCTACGACGCCGATGGCAACTACATCTACCCCGACGGTTTCGATCCCGAGACCGGCGAGTGGCAGGAAGGCTTCGACGAAGCCCGCGCCACCTGGGAGAAGCAGTACGCGCAGGCGCACGAGCGCTGGGAAGCTCACAAGCAGCAGATCGTCGATGCCGAGAAGTCGAGCATCGAGGCTTCTGAGGCCGCGAACTACTCCTCCGACACCGCCGGCAGCGAGGGCGGCGACGCCCCGCAGCAGGAGGGCTCGCTCGCCTCGGACGAGGCGCTGCAGGCGCTTCGCGAGAAGCTCACGGGCGGCGAGGCGTAACAACCCGCAGCTCCAACAGAACCCTCGGTCCTTCTGGACCGGGGGTTCTGTGCGTCGGTGCAACCTGCGGACGGCGTCACATGACGCCGTGATGTGAAGTCGTGCTGGTCCTGACGCAAACCGACAACGGGCGATACAGTCACACGGTGCGTAGATCGGGCCTGGAGTTCAGCTCCGCGATCGCCGTGGCCACCGTGATCGCGGCGCTTGTCATGGCCGAGTCACTCGGTCTGGGCTTCCACGACCCCGACGGATCGACCGGCCCCACGTACATCCGGCTGCCCGTCATCGTGCTGCTCGCGCTGGTCCTGGACATCGTCCCGAGGGCCGCCTACCGCGCTCGGGCATGGCGGCCTCTTGGCGGAGCGGTCGTCGATGTCGTGCGCGAGCGGTGGACTCCGGCCAACCTTCGATTCATGCTGATCGGCCTCGTCGGGTGGTACGCGACGTACGCCTCGGTCCGCAACCTCAAGGGCTTCGTGCCCTTCGCCAATCATCACCTGTACGACGCCGACCTGACCCGGATCGACCGGGCGATGTTCGGCGGCCACTCACCCGCGGTGCTGCTTCACGAGCTGCTCGGCAGCGATGTCGCCGCGCAGGTCCTGTCGCTCTTCTACCTCGCCTGGATCGCTGCGCTGCCGGCTTCTCTGGCGATCGCCCTGGTGTGGGCGCGGCGCGACCGGATCAGCTCGTGGTGGGTGACTGCGGTGTCGGTCGACTGGGTCATCGGTGTCGCGCTCAACTACGCCTTGCCGACCCTCGGCCCGGTCTACGACCGACCGGGCGACTTCGCGAACCTCACGTCCACGACCACCTCGGCCCTCCAGCAGTCGATGTGGATCGAGCGCCTGCAGGTCCTGGCCGATCCGGCCAACACGCAGACCGTGCAGAACATCGCCGCCTTCGCCTCCCTGCACGTCGCGATCGCCACGACGGCGTGCCTGGTCGCCCACCGCGCGGGGCTGCATCGCGCGATCGTGTGGTCCTTGCGCGCCTTCCTCGCGATCACGATGGTCGCGACGGTCTACTTCGGTTGGCACTACGTGTCGGACGTCATCGTCGGGCTGCTGCTCGGCTTCGTCGGTGCGTGGGTGGGGGAGCAGTTTGCGGCGCCGGACACCGAACGGGATCGCTCGGCCGGTGCGGCGTCCGACGCCGAGGCGTCACAGCTCGGTTCGGCGGACCTTGCCGGTCGCGGTTCGCGGCAATGACGCCAACCGCTCGTACGTCTTGGGGCGTTTGGGCGGGGTGAGCCGCTCGGTGGCGAGATCGCGCAGGACCTGCTCGTCGACTTCTCCGACGTACGCGGCACACACCCGCTGCCCCCACTGCGGGTCGTCCCGGCCGAAGACAGCCAGATCGACCAGTCCCCGGGCCCCTTCGAGAGCGGCCTCGACCTCGGCCGGGTAGACGTTGACCCCGCCGCTGATGATCAGGTCCTCGCGACGCGAGTCCAGGAAGACCAGTCCGTCCGCGACCCGACCAAGATCGCCGACCGTGAACGCGGGGCCGGCGGGAGTCTCGCGCCAGACCTCCCGCGTCTTTTCGGGGGCGTTCCAGTAGACGAATCGGGCCCACTCCGGGACGGCGCACCACAGCTGCCCGTCGGCATCCGCCGTGACGACGCGGCCGGGTCGGGCGCGGCCCACCGTGCCCGGGTGTGCAATCCACTCCGAAGCCGGACACGCGGTGAACTGTCCCTCGGTCGAGCCGTAGAACTCCCAGACCGCATCAGTGCCGAACTGGTCATGCGCGCGGAGACGGATCGGCTCGGGGCACGTCGCCCCGGCGTGGGCGACGAGTCGCAAGCACGAGGTGTCCAGCGTGCGGCCCTCGTCATCGAGCCGAGCGAAGAGCCGTTGCAGATGTGCGGGCACGCAGAACATCGAGGTGGGACGTAGCACGTCGATCGCCTCGACGAGATGGCCGGCGTCGAATGACGGCAGCGCCGCGATCGAACCACCGGCCAGCAGCGTGCCCATTGCGAACCGCAGAGGCGCGGAGTGATAGATCGGAGACACGACCAGGTTGAGGTCGCCGGCGTGGAATCCCCAGAGGTCGCGCTCCTCCCGCACCAGTGACTCCGCGTGCGACTCGGTCAGCAGGCCCGACCACACGCCCTTGGGTCGTCCGGTCGTGCCGGAGGTGAAGTGCATCGGGCGGCACCGGGGCCAGGGGTCGAGATCGACCGGGTCTCCGCGCAGCAGGTCGGCGAGCGCCTCGGGCCCGTCGATGACCATGATCGGCTCGACGTCCGCGATGATCACGTCCCGCTCGTACGCCGTGAGTCGCGGATCCAGCGGCACTGGCACGACGCCGCTCCGGATTGCCCCGAGCACGGCGCTGACATAGTCCGCCGAGCCTGCGACGGACAGCACCACGCGGTCTCCGGGCCGTGCGCCACCCGCGGAAAGGGCGCCGGCGACAGCTGCCTGGTCGATCGCGCTGTCTGCCGCGGTGAGGACCTTCAGCACCCGAATCCTTCCAGATCGTGAGACTTCGGTCACAAGCCGCCGGGGGGACCCGGTTCTTCGACGTGATCCGACGTGCAAAGTATGCTTGACTCGAACGCTGAGACAGACAGCCGTCTACGCAACAAGGTGGTCCATTCGTGGCACACAGTCGCCACAGGCAAGTCCGCAAGGCGCCCCGCAGCCTCCGCGCGACGCACGCGATCCTTCCGGTCGCAGGTCTGTTGACCGTCGCCGCAGCCGGCGCCCTGGTCATCACCGACCAGGATGCGCAGCCCGCGGCGGTCGTATCGGCAGTCGCAGCCCCCAAGCAGGATCTGTTCGCAGCCTCCGCCGAGGAGCTGCCCACCGAGGTCAACCGCAGCGCCGAGCGTGCTCCACTGACCAACGAGGCAGCCGCCGAGGACAAGATCGAGGGCACCAGGTTCGCGGTCGTCCAGGTCGAGGTCCACGCGGCAGCCAAGGGATCCTCACCGGTCCTCGCCGAGGTCGCCTCCGGCAAGACTGTCGACATCACCGGCAAGACGTCCGGTGACTGGTCGCAGATCATCCACAAGGGACTCCCTCGCTGGGTCCCGACCGCGAGCCTGGCCAAGGAGATGCCGCTCGGCTCGTCGCCGTGCGCCTCCGGCTCGGGCTCGGAGAGCGGGCTCCGTCCCGACACCGTCAAGGTGCACCGGGCGGTCTGCGCCAAGTTCCCGTCGATCGTCCGTTACGGCGGCGTTGCCGGCCGCGGCGAGCACGCCACGGGTCAGGCGCTCGACATCATGGTCTCGAGCGACGTCGGCAACGAGGTCGCCGCATTCCTGATGGAGCACCGCGCCGAGCTCGGCGTGGAGTACATCATCTGGCGCCAGCGCATCTGGCGCCCGGCCACGTCGCCCAACTGGCGCGGCATGTCCGATCGTGGCGGTGCGACGGCCAATCACATGGACCACGTGCACGTCACGACCTACGGCAACGCCGCTCAGTAGGCGTCGGAGTGCTGCGCGTCGGACTCACCGGCGGTATCGGCTCGGGCAAGAGCAGCGTCAGTGCCCTGCTGGCTGGCCACGGGGCGGTGGTCATCGACTACGACCTGCTCGCTCGTCAGGCCGTCGACATCGGCAGCCCTGCGCTCGTCGAGATCGCGGCCCGCTTCGGTGACGCCGTGATCGCAGCGGACGGATCGTTGGACCGACCGGCACTCGGAGCTCTGGTGTTCGCGGACCCTGCCGCCCTGAGCGACCTCAACGCGATCACACATCCCGAGATCGGTCGGCTGGCGGCCGCCCGTGAGGCCGGGGCCGCCGCCGACGCGATCGTCGTCCACGACAATCCGCTGCTGGTCGAGATGGGCGCCGCGGACCGCTGTGACGTCGTCGTGGTGGTCGACGTGCCCGAGGACGTCCAGGTGCAGCGCCTCGTCAGCGACCGGGGCATGTCGGAGACGGATGCCCGAGCCCGGATCTCTGCTCAGGCGTCCCGACAGCAACGAACCGATGTCGCCGATCTGATGATCGACAACACCGGTCCGTTGGATGAGCTCGCCCGCATCGTCGGGGGCATCTGGGACGAGCTCGAGTCCCGGGCAGGCTAGGCAGCCAGGTCCGGATCCGCGATGCGGCGCAGGGTGGCCAGCGCCTCGCGTTCCAGCTGGCGAACGCGCTCCGCCGAGATGCCGTGCCGCTTGCCGATGTCAGCAAGCTTCTGCTGACGACCGTCGAGCAGCCCGTAGCGGGCGCGCACGATGTCGGCCTCGCGCTCACCGAGGTTGTCGACGAGGTTCGAGATCAGGTGCCGTGACTCGTCGTCGATCACTGCGAGGTCCGGGCCCGGCAGCGTCTCGCGGGCGATCAGGTCACCCAGCGAGGTGTCGCCGTCCTCGTCGACGGGGGAGTCGAGACTGACGTGGTCGCGTCCCCACGCCATCAGATCGATGACCCGGTCGACGTCCATCCCGAGCTCCAGGCCGATCTCGGCCGGCTCCGGGTCGTAACCCAGCTGCCGCTCCAGATTGCGGCGCGCGGCCGTCACCTGGTTGAGCTCCTCGACGACGTGGACCGGGAGGCGTACGACCCTGGCCTGCTGCGCGATGCCGCGGGTGATCGCCTGACGCACCCACCAGGTGGCGTACGTGGAGAACTTGAAGCCCTTGACGTAGTCAAACTTCTCGACGGCGCGGATCAGGCCCGTGTTGCCCTCCTGGACCAGGTCGAGCATCGGCATGGCCGAGCGACCGTACTTGCGGGCGATCGAGACCACGAGTCGCAGGTTGGCCTGGATGAACTCCTGGACCGCCTGGTCGCCCTCCTCGGCGAGCCACGTGAGCTCCTCCTCGGTGGCCGACTTCGGCGCTCCGCCCTTGCGACGGCCGATCCGGCCTTCCGCGAGGAGGTGCCGGGCGAACAGCCCAGCCTCCACGGACTTGCTCAGCTCGACCTCTCGCTCGGCGTCGAGCAGGGGAGTGCGGGCAATCTCGGCCAAGTACATGCCGACGCTGTCCTTGCCTTCGATGTTGGTGCTGCCGTTTCGTGCGCTCACCATGCGCCTCCCATCAGTGTCTGTACTGATGAGAACGCACGCGGTGCCCCAAGGATTCCGCTCTCAGACGCTTCTTAGGTGGTGCGTGCTACATCGATGATCCAGGCGAGCTCCCACGCCCGCTCCTTCCACGACGCGTAGCGACCGCTGACTCCGCCGTGGCCAGCGTGCATCTCGGTCTTGAGCAGGATCGGTGCGTTGCCGGTCGAGGTCGCACGGAGTCGGGCGACCCACTTGGCCGGCTCGACGAACATCACCCGGGTGTCGTGCAGGCTCGTGACCGCCAGGATCGCGGGGTAGTCGTGCGCGCCGACATTCTCGTAGGGCGCGTAGGACTTCATGTACGCGTAGACCTCCGGGTCGTCCAGCGGATTGCCCCACTCGTCCCACTCGATCACCGTGAGCGGCAGGCTCGGGTCCAGGATCGTGGTCAGGTTGTCGACGAACGGGACGCTGGCGATGACGCCGGCGAATGCGTCGGGTGCAAGATTGGCGATCGCGCCCATCAGCAGCCCGCCAGCACTGCCTCCCTCGGCAACCAGCCGATCGGGCGACGTCCAGCCCTCGGTGACGAGGTGCCGGGCGCTGGCGATGAAGTCCGTGAAGGTGTTGCGCTTGCGCAGCATCTTGCCGTCGTCGTACCAGTGACGGCCGAGCTCGCCGCCACCACGCACGTGGGCGATCGCGAACACGAAGCCACGGTCGAGCAGCGACAGCCGCATGACCGAGAAGCCCGGATCCATGCTGGCCTCGTACGACCCGTAGCCGTAGATCAGGCACGGCGCACTGCCGTCACGCGGCGTGTCCTTGCGGCACACGATCGAGACCGGCACCCGGACGCCGTCGTCGGCGATCGCCCAGCTGCGGTGCTGCTCGTACTGTTCGGGGTCGTAGCCGCCGAGCACGGGCGCCTGCTTGCGCAGGATCAGCTCGCCGGTCGCGACGACGTAGTCGTAGATCGATGCTGGCGTGATGAAGGAGCCGACTCCGACCCTGATCAGCGGCTGGTCCCACTCGGCGTTGGCGCCGACGCCGCTGGTGAACAGCTCTTCGTCGAACTCGATCTCGCGGAGCTCGCCGATGCCAGCGTCGTCGATCGGCATGATCCCGATGCGGGAGAGCGCGTCGCGCCGGTACGAGACGACGAGCTGGCTGGCGAAGACGTCGACGTCCTCGAGGCGGGTCGTGTCGCTGCCGGCGATCACGACACGGCGGTCCGTGACGTCGTCGACCGGAACCACCATGAGCTCGAAGTTCAGCGCGCCCTCGTTGTGCAGGACGACGAAGTGGTCGACACCGCCGATCACGGCATGCTCCAGCGCGTACTCCACACCATCCTTGCGGGGCAGGACGACCTGGAACTCTCCCTCCGGGTCGTCGGCGGCAAGCACCCGCACCTCGCTGGTGACCTTGGACGACAGGCCGATGACGAGATACTTGTCGGACTGTGTACGTCCGACGCCGACGAAATAGCTCTCGTCCGTCTCCTCGAGCACCAGGACGTCGGCGTCGCTGGAGCCGAGGGTGTGCCGCCACACCCGGTGAGGACGCCAGGCCCCGTCGACCGTCGTGTAGAACAGGTGCGTCGCGCCGGCGGACCAGGTGGCTCCGCCGCTGGTTGCGGGGATCTCGTCCGGCAGCACCTCTCCGGTGCGCAGGTCCTTGACCCGGATCGTGTAGCGCTCGTCGCCCTGTGTGT includes these proteins:
- a CDS encoding S9 family peptidase, yielding MTVPPIAERRPIVRSHHGDEFVDDYEWMRDKEDPATLAYLEAENVHTDAATAHLEPLRRQIFDEIKARTLETDLSVPVRRGAWWYYARTVEGQQYAIRCRCPIGDPDDWDPPALEAGTEIAGEEILLDSNVEAEGHEFFSLGAFSINDDETLLAWSVDTQGDERYTIRVKDLRTGEVLPDEIPATSGGATWSAGATHLFYTTVDGAWRPHRVWRHTLGSSDADVLVLEETDESYFVGVGRTQSDKYLVIGLSSKVTSEVRVLAADDPEGEFQVVLPRKDGVEYALEHAVIGGVDHFVVLHNEGALNFELMVVPVDDVTDRRVVIAGSDTTRLEDVDVFASQLVVSYRRDALSRIGIMPIDDAGIGELREIEFDEELFTSGVGANAEWDQPLIRVGVGSFITPASIYDYVVATGELILRKQAPVLGGYDPEQYEQHRSWAIADDGVRVPVSIVCRKDTPRDGSAPCLIYGYGSYEASMDPGFSVMRLSLLDRGFVFAIAHVRGGGELGRHWYDDGKMLRKRNTFTDFIASARHLVTEGWTSPDRLVAEGGSAGGLLMGAIANLAPDAFAGVIASVPFVDNLTTILDPSLPLTVIEWDEWGNPLDDPEVYAYMKSYAPYENVGAHDYPAILAVTSLHDTRVMFVEPAKWVARLRATSTGNAPILLKTEMHAGHGGVSGRYASWKERAWELAWIIDVARTT
- the coaE gene encoding dephospho-CoA kinase; this encodes MLRVGLTGGIGSGKSSVSALLAGHGAVVIDYDLLARQAVDIGSPALVEIAARFGDAVIAADGSLDRPALGALVFADPAALSDLNAITHPEIGRLAAAREAGAAADAIVVHDNPLLVEMGAADRCDVVVVVDVPEDVQVQRLVSDRGMSETDARARISAQASRQQRTDVADLMIDNTGPLDELARIVGGIWDELESRAG
- a CDS encoding RNA polymerase sigma factor RpoD/SigA, translating into MVSARNGSTNIEGKDSVGMYLAEIARTPLLDAEREVELSKSVEAGLFARHLLAEGRIGRRKGGAPKSATEEELTWLAEEGDQAVQEFIQANLRLVVSIARKYGRSAMPMLDLVQEGNTGLIRAVEKFDYVKGFKFSTYATWWVRQAITRGIAQQARVVRLPVHVVEELNQVTAARRNLERQLGYDPEPAEIGLELGMDVDRVIDLMAWGRDHVSLDSPVDEDGDTSLGDLIARETLPGPDLAVIDDESRHLISNLVDNLGEREADIVRARYGLLDGRQQKLADIGKRHGISAERVRQLEREALATLRRIADPDLAA
- a CDS encoding SH3 domain-containing protein — translated: MAHSRHRQVRKAPRSLRATHAILPVAGLLTVAAAGALVITDQDAQPAAVVSAVAAPKQDLFAASAEELPTEVNRSAERAPLTNEAAAEDKIEGTRFAVVQVEVHAAAKGSSPVLAEVASGKTVDITGKTSGDWSQIIHKGLPRWVPTASLAKEMPLGSSPCASGSGSESGLRPDTVKVHRAVCAKFPSIVRYGGVAGRGEHATGQALDIMVSSDVGNEVAAFLMEHRAELGVEYIIWRQRIWRPATSPNWRGMSDRGGATANHMDHVHVTTYGNAAQ
- a CDS encoding class I adenylate-forming enzyme family protein, whose amino-acid sequence is MLKVLTAADSAIDQAAVAGALSAGGARPGDRVVLSVAGSADYVSAVLGAIRSGVVPVPLDPRLTAYERDVIIADVEPIMVIDGPEALADLLRGDPVDLDPWPRCRPMHFTSGTTGRPKGVWSGLLTESHAESLVREERDLWGFHAGDLNLVVSPIYHSAPLRFAMGTLLAGGSIAALPSFDAGHLVEAIDVLRPTSMFCVPAHLQRLFARLDDEGRTLDTSCLRLVAHAGATCPEPIRLRAHDQFGTDAVWEFYGSTEGQFTACPASEWIAHPGTVGRARPGRVVTADADGQLWCAVPEWARFVYWNAPEKTREVWRETPAGPAFTVGDLGRVADGLVFLDSRREDLIISGGVNVYPAEVEAALEGARGLVDLAVFGRDDPQWGQRVCAAYVGEVDEQVLRDLATERLTPPKRPKTYERLASLPRTATGKVRRTEL